A window of Rubrobacter naiadicus genomic DNA:
TAGGGGGTGAAGTAGTAATCTTCTATGTCCTCGGAGTCGTAGCTTCCTCCTAAAGAGGCTTTCGCTTCGTAGCCGTCTGCAGGGAGCCACTCCCTGTAGGTCTTCAGCTTCTCCCCGGTGTAGATGGCGGGACAGGGTGAGGGGATCCAGCCGGATTCCAGCGTGTTGGTGGCGTATGTCCTCGAGCCTACCTGTCTTAAGCCAAACTCTTCTCCGGCTTCTACTATGGCTTCTCTTATCTCTTCTTTCTCTTCCCAGGGACCGAAGATCTCAGCCCCAGGCTGCCCGCTCATCCCATGCCTCAGCGCCCGTACTTTCCTGCCGGCTATGTTTATCTGGTACATGTTGAAGAAGGCTACCTCGGGAAGCGGTCCTCCGTTTAGCTTCTCGAGCAGCCCGAGGGCGTTGGGGCCCTGGATCTGGTAGCGGTAGAGCCTCCTGCGCTTTTTCGGGTTGGCCGCGTAGCGCTCGTCCCTCTCCACCTCCACCTCGTACTCACCACTTCTTGCGTGGTACTCAACCCAGTTGTGCGCCGTGGGCCTCCCAACCAGGCTCACCCTCTCTTCCTCGAGCCCAAAGAGAATCGCATCCCCTATGACATAGCCCTCCGGGTTGCACGCAACGAACTGCTTGGCATTATCCTTCCCAAAGCCCTCAAAGCTGTTTATCCCAAGCTCGGAGAGAAGCCTCTTTGTGTCAGGACCCTCTATGTAGAGGTCGGTCATGTGGTAGGACTGGTCGAAGAGCACGCAGCTCTCCCTCCAGGCCCGCTGCTCGTCACGCCAGTTGGTGAACTCAGCCGGTACCCCGGGGAAGGCATAGGGGCCTATCTGAGAGTTGCGCAGCAT
This region includes:
- the ligM gene encoding vanillate/3-O-methylgallate O-demethylase; its protein translation is MLRNSQIGPYAFPGVPAEFTNWRDEQRAWRESCVLFDQSYHMTDLYIEGPDTKRLLSELGINSFEGFGKDNAKQFVACNPEGYVIGDAILFGLEEERVSLVGRPTAHNWVEYHARSGEYEVEVERDERYAANPKKRRRLYRYQIQGPNALGLLEKLNGGPLPEVAFFNMYQINIAGRKVRALRHGMSGQPGAEIFGPWEEKEEIREAIVEAGEEFGLRQVGSRTYATNTLESGWIPSPCPAIYTGEKLKTYREWLPADGYEAKASLGGSYDSEDIEDYYFTPYELGYGRFVKFDHDFVGREALQEMAERPSRRKVTLVWNEEDVKEAFGSLFEKGGLLPAKYIDLPLSNYATLPYDRVEKEGRVVGVSTYTGYSYNERSMLSLAVVEEEQAEPGTQLTLLWGEEPNSTKPTVEEHRQVEIRATVQPAPLVEYARTAY